The stretch of DNA CATCGAAGCCCAGCGCCAGCGCAGCGGCGTTACTAACACTATGCGCTCCCGCATTGTTCGCATTGGGGCCAAGCATTTTCCCAAAGATGAGCTAAACCAGATGCTGCAGGCAGCTGACTTTGCGCCCCTGAAGGAGAAGGAAATTGCTTTTTACTACGGCGGCAAGTAGGGGCAACGCGTTGTAGAAATCCTGACCGCAACGCCTTTCCCTACGTCAAATCGTTCTGAGCACTCTGAGTCAGGGCTTGAATGTGGCTCAATTCCATTGGCCCTGTCTCTGCCCCCTCACTTTTGAGCCAGAGTAGATACTCAATATTGCCGGCTGGGCCGACAATCGGTGACCAGGTCAGCCCCTGATAGAGCCAGCCCAGCGATCGCGCCACCTGCACCACACACCAGATAGCCTCAGCTTGGTCTTTAGAGTCCCGCACCACGCCCTTTTTGCCCACCTTTTCCCGGCCTACCTCAAACTGGGGCTTAACCAGGAGGATGACCTCGCGAGGAGCCACCAAGAGTTGCCAGAAGGCAGGCAAAACCTTGCCTAGCGAAATAAAAGAAACGTCCATTACGCCTAAGTCTGGACGAGGGGCTTCTGGGCTGTAGAGGTCTTCTGGGGACAAATACCTGAGGTTGGTTCGTTCTCTAAGGACTACCCGCTCGTCTTGGCGCAAAGACCAGGCGGCCTGGCCATAGCCCACATCAATGCCATAGACCTGCTTTGCGCCTGCCTGCAGCAGACAGTCGGTAAAGCCCCCGGTAGAAATGCCGCCATCAAGGCAGATGCGATCGCAGACCTCTATCTGAAATTCACTCAGCGCCTTAGCCAGCTTTTCACCGCCACGCGAGACATAGGGCGACTTTTGCTTGACCTGAATCGTTGCTGTCTCGGCAATCAGCGTACCCGGTTTGTCTACTACAGCATGATCGACCTGAACTTCGCCAGCTCGTATCAAACGTTGAGCCTGTTGCCGCGAGTCGCATAGGCCGCGTTCCACCAAAAGCATGTCTAAACGTTGTTTGGCCAAGATCTCGTATCCAGTTTTACCCCTTCCCCTGATTATCCTACCGGGCCTGTAGAATCCAGGGCATTAGTCTCGAATCTACCGACTACGGTTGGGAATTTAGCTGTAACTTTTTATGATGAAGGAAGAACATGAAACACTTCTTGATAATCTCCCTATGACTGCCCAACTCGTTGCCGACTTCGCTTTAGAAAAGCAGACCTGGACCTGGCAGGGCTACAACATTAAGTATGTGGTGCAGGGCACCGGACAGCCCCTGGTCTTAATCCACGGTTTCGGAGCATCGAGTGGGCACTGGCGCAAGAATATTCCAGTGCTGGCCGCTGCCGGGTATCAAGTGTTTGCCCTAGATTTGTTGGGCTTTGGCGGATCGGAGAAACCTGCGATCGCATACTCCCTCGATCTCTGGCAAGATCTGCTCAAAGATTTCTGGACCGTCTTTATCCAGAGGCCAGCTGTGTTTGTCGGCAACTCCATTGGCGGGCTGCTAGCGATGATGATGCTAGCTAACCACCCTGAGATTGCCGCTGGCGGCATCTTGCTAAACGCAGCAGGCGGACTCAATCACCGGCCCGACGAACTCCCCCCACCCCTGCGGCTGGTCATGGGCTCATTTACCAAGCTGGTCAGCTCAAACTGGGCCGGGCCCCTGCTCTTTAATCAAGTACGCCAGAAGCACCGGATTCGCGGTTCCCTGCGGCAAGTCTATGGCAACAAAGACGCTATCACCGATGAACTGATAGACATGCTGCATCAACCAGCTTTAGAAGCCGGTGCCCAAAAAGTCTTTGCCGCCATTTTGACTGCGCCTCCTGGCCCTAGACCTATCGACCTGCTGCCCCTGATCCAACAGCCGCTGCTGGTAATTTGGGGGGAAGACGACCCTTGGACTCCAATCAAAGGCGCAGAAGTCTATAAGACGTTAAGCACAGCCGTAGACGGCCAATCTGTTGTTACCTTTCACAGCATTCCAAAAACAGGCCATTGCCCCCACGATGAGCGCCCAGACGTCGTCAATGCCCTCATGATTGACTGGCTAGCAACGCTAGCGGCCTTTGCTTAAAGTCTTTTAGAAGATAGTCTGAAGCGTCTCCATACCGTCAGTTCGACTCTGCCTCCGATTCTGAGCGCAGGCTCATTAGTTCTTGAAGAGACGCTAAGAGCTTCACTTCTGCCTGCACAATCTCATCCTCATTGTTAAGCAGAAATGTCCAGCGCACATTGACATTAAAAATAATGGCTCGTACAGTGCCTTTGACAATGACTTGCCTCAATTCACCGAGTTCAACACTCGCCATTTCTTGGGGGCTAGCCTGCATATTACTTGCTTCTTCCTGCAGATAAGCCTCAATAGCCTCTCGACCGCTGATGGGCTCTTCAAATGGGGCCCGAAGCTCTCCCTCAGCCGCAAAGAGAGCAGCGGTTGCAGCGAAATCGCCCTGATTGAAGGCCGTAAAGTAAGTCTGAACAACCGGCTCAACCTGCAGTTGAAGCAGCCCCTGAGTAGGCGTAGAAGTCATAGCAGCTCCGTTGAAATGAATCGATTAAGACTCATTGTTCAAAACGGTGCACCTTAATGCGCCCTCTAGGAGGTAGATATTCCCTCAAACAGCACCTCCATGAGTTGTCTCAGCAGCCAGCAGATCACTGGCCATATTGGCAATCGAGTTCCGGGCGTTCTGATACTCTGGTAAATTATTGCTGAGTAATACCCTGCACCCACCGTGACCCAAGCCACCGTTGACGCTCCCGCCATTCAAGACTGGCCCCAACTGCTGCAGCAGCTGATTGACAAGCAGTCCCTCACAACTGACCAGGCCGAAGCGTTGATGACCGGATGGTTGAGTGCAGCCATTTCCCCCGAACTGTCGGGGGCTTTTCTGGCGGCCATTCAGGCAAAGGGCGTCTCTGGGACAGAGCTGGCAGGCATGGCCCGCGTGCTGCAGTCCCAGTCCTTAGGAGGCGAAGCTGATACCAGCCTACCTAGCCCACGTATTGACACCT from Pseudanabaena sp. FACHB-2040 encodes:
- a CDS encoding DUF4090 family protein, which encodes MTVNPAETTGADAIDVAIAQGLDFDGTPIPAARLELYSKVMGIEAQRQRSGVTNTMRSRIVRIGAKHFPKDELNQMLQAADFAPLKEKEIAFYYGGK
- a CDS encoding nuclear transport factor 2 family protein — protein: MTSTPTQGLLQLQVEPVVQTYFTAFNQGDFAATAALFAAEGELRAPFEEPISGREAIEAYLQEEASNMQASPQEMASVELGELRQVIVKGTVRAIIFNVNVRWTFLLNNEDEIVQAEVKLLASLQELMSLRSESEAESN
- a CDS encoding TlyA family RNA methyltransferase yields the protein MAKQRLDMLLVERGLCDSRQQAQRLIRAGEVQVDHAVVDKPGTLIAETATIQVKQKSPYVSRGGEKLAKALSEFQIEVCDRICLDGGISTGGFTDCLLQAGAKQVYGIDVGYGQAAWSLRQDERVVLRERTNLRYLSPEDLYSPEAPRPDLGVMDVSFISLGKVLPAFWQLLVAPREVILLVKPQFEVGREKVGKKGVVRDSKDQAEAIWCVVQVARSLGWLYQGLTWSPIVGPAGNIEYLLWLKSEGAETGPMELSHIQALTQSAQNDLT
- a CDS encoding alpha/beta fold hydrolase, which gives rise to MTAQLVADFALEKQTWTWQGYNIKYVVQGTGQPLVLIHGFGASSGHWRKNIPVLAAAGYQVFALDLLGFGGSEKPAIAYSLDLWQDLLKDFWTVFIQRPAVFVGNSIGGLLAMMMLANHPEIAAGGILLNAAGGLNHRPDELPPPLRLVMGSFTKLVSSNWAGPLLFNQVRQKHRIRGSLRQVYGNKDAITDELIDMLHQPALEAGAQKVFAAILTAPPGPRPIDLLPLIQQPLLVIWGEDDPWTPIKGAEVYKTLSTAVDGQSVVTFHSIPKTGHCPHDERPDVVNALMIDWLATLAAFA